From a single Loxodonta africana isolate mLoxAfr1 chromosome 9, mLoxAfr1.hap2, whole genome shotgun sequence genomic region:
- the LOC135232311 gene encoding interferon omega-2-like encodes MALLLCLLTALVVFGCGPALSLGCDLPQNHSLASEKTVDLLDQMQRLPTFFCLNDRKDFRFPQEMVDGSQLQKAQAIAFLHEMLQQIFELFHRKDSFSPWNTTRLHQLLSGLLKQQKDLETCFVQATEEEKSVLPIEAPEVAVKEYFEGICSYLKEKEYSECAWEVVRVEIRGSFSSSTNLQERLRRKDGDMSSS; translated from the coding sequence ATGGCCCTCCTGCTCTGTTTACtgacagccctggtggtgttcGGCTGTGGCCCTGCTCTATCTCTGGGCTGTGATCTGCCTCAAAACCACAGCCTGGCTAGTGAGAAGACCGTTGACCTTCTGGACCAAATGCAGAGACTCCCCACTTTCTTCTGTCTGAATGACAGAAAGGACTTCAGATTCCCCCAGGAGATGGTGGATGGCAGCCAGCTCCAGAAGGCCCAGGCCATCGCTTTCCTCCACGAGATGCTCCAGCAGATCTTTGAACTCTTCCATAGAAAGGACTCCTTTTCTCCTTGGAACACTACCCGCCTGCACCAGCTCCTCAGTGGACTCCTTAAACAGCAGAAAGACTTGGAGACCTGCTTCGTGCAGGCAACGGAAGAGGAAAAATCTGTCCTGCCCATTGAGGCCCCTGAAGTGGCTGTGAAGGAGTACTTTGAGGGAATCTGTTCCTATCTGAAAGAGAAGGAATACAGTGAGTGTGCCTGGGAAGTTGTCAGAGTGGAAATCAGGGGATCCTTCTCTTCTTCGACAAACTTGCAAGAAAGGttaagaagaaaggatggtgacaTGAGTTCATCTTGA